From the Theobroma cacao cultivar B97-61/B2 chromosome 2, Criollo_cocoa_genome_V2, whole genome shotgun sequence genome, one window contains:
- the LOC18608549 gene encoding transcription factor bHLH117, translating into MKMERGFGSTHPCYPPAFTAEFSINSSYEANFNSIFNDPNLQPLLPLPSDPSTFNFFSQDFPSLPLEPQLPVPDLDSLYSSSLPTKIPDILPDSTQFLDFFNKPLPDLHSLEQPHRQPHFTEPSASSSTRKLKRTRLDLNLSDNNPQTLDSIVQSFNSPSPVIPHSELARKRRQKLSDKTRCLQKLMPWDKKMDTGTMLQEAYKYIRFLEAQVSILQSMPISSSFASTEHNAPVGFDYGGLGRLNRQQLLQVLVNSPVAQTMLYSQGFCLFAYEQLVSLKKAKERKAVLQQFLFGN; encoded by the coding sequence ATGAAAATGGAGAGAGGTTTTGGTTCCACTCATCCTTGTTATCCTCCTGCTTTCACCGCCGAGTTTAGCATCAACTCCTCCTATGAAGCCAACTTCAACTCCATTTTCAACGACCCCAATCTCCAACCCCTCCTCCCTCTACCCTCTGATCCTTCCACCTTCAACTTCTTCAGCCAAGACTTCCCTTCTCTTCCCCTCGAACCTCAACTCCCAGTCCCTGATCTTGACTCCCTTTACTCCTCTTCACTCCCCACCAAAATCCCAGACATCCTCCCTGACTCAACTCAGTTCCTTGACTTCTTTAACAAACCCTTACCAGACCTCCACTCACTCGAACAACCCCACCGCCAACCCCATTTCACTGAGCCTTCCGCCTCCTCATCAACTCGGAAGCTGAAACGTACTCGACTCGACTTAAACCTCTCTGACAACAACCCTCAAACCCTCGACTCCATAGTCCAAAGCTTCAACTCGCCTTCTCCAGTGATCCCACACAGTGAGCTAGCTCGGAAACGAAGGCAAAAGCTAAGCGACAAGACACGGTGTCTTCAAAAGCTAATGCCATGGGACAAGAAGATGGACACTGGCACCATGCTCCAAGAGGCTTATAAATATATCCGGTTCTTAGAAGCTCAAGTCTCCATTCTCCAATCAATGCCGATAAGTTCGAGCTTTGCATCTACTGAACATAATGCTCCAGTTGGATTCGATTATGGTGGGTTGGGAAGGCTGAATAGACAGCAGCTTTTGCAGGTGCTGGTTAACTCTCCGGTGGCGCAAACCATGCTTTATTCACAGGGATTTTGTCTATTTGCTTATGAGCAGTTGGTTTCCCTTAAGAAGGCTAAGGAGAGGAAAGCGGTGCTTCAACAGTTTCTCTTTGGTAATTAA
- the LOC18608548 gene encoding uncharacterized protein LOC18608548, which translates to MLKLGGVLVCLLIVAMDVAAGILGIQAEVAQNKVKHLRLWIFECRDPSHDAFKLALGAAALLTLAHVLANLLGGCMCVCSQEEFQRASPNRQLSVACLIFTWIILAVGLSTLVIGILSNNKSKASCGFTHHHFLSIGGILCFVHGLFSVAYYVSATAASDEEK; encoded by the exons atgcttaaactcGGAGGCGTTCTCGTTTGTCTTCTGATTGTGGCCATGGATGTTGCAGCAGGTATTCTTGGCATCCAGGCAGAAGTTGCACAAAACAAG GTTAAGCACTTAAGGCTGTGGATATTTGAGTGCAGAGACCCAAGCCATGACGCGTTCAAGCTAGCGTTGGGTGCCGCAGCGCTGTTGACTCTAGCCCATGTTCTTGCTAACCTGCTTGGTGGATGCATGTGTGTCTGTTCTCAAGAAGAGTTCCAGAGAGCCTCCCCTAACAGGCAGCTTTCAGTGGCATGTCTCATTTTCACCTG GATCATATTAGCCGTTGGGTTGTCCACTCTGGTGATAGGGATATTATCAAACAACAAATCCAAGGCATCCTGTGGTTTCACGCACCATCATTTCCTGTCGATTGGAGGAATTTTGTGTTTTGTTCATGGGTTATTTTCTGTTGCATATTACGTTTCTGCCACTGCAGCTAGTGACGAAGAAAAGTAA
- the LOC18608550 gene encoding histone-lysine N-methyltransferase ATXR3 — protein sequence MGDGGVACMPLQQHQHQHQHIMERFPVTEKTLCPSNGLTSKPIKLEDNAQQQEQQQPQQQQQQQPQQQQPRKKKKMVKIKKVVVVKKKVVGGAAAKKSELVVKPKSEAGLKSSKEVDKGENSGQREEVEEGELGTLKWPREGENGEVGTDKLKTGGIEKGEIASEKLRKGEVEKGEVVSEGKGEVEKGEIVSGKKGEVMNGEIITGKWRKGEAGKGEMILEKGRKGEAEKVEFGSWRSPKDDIEKGEFIPDRWHKGEVIKDDYSYSKSRKYELGKEKSWKYEMERTPPTGKHPVDDFYRRKEFSRSGTQHSKSTSRWETSHERTSRISSKIVDDDGLYKSEYSNGKNHGREYSSSGNRLKRHGTDSDSSERKHYGDYGDYANSKSRRLSDDFSRSSHPEHYSRHSVERFYRNSSSSRMSSLEKYSSRHHESSLSSRVVYDRHGRSPGYSERSPRDRVRNYDHRERSPIRRERSPYAREKSPYARDRSPYGRERSPYGRERSPYGRERSPYTRDRSPYDRSRHYDHRNRSPINAERSPQDRARFHDRRDRTPSYLERSPHDRNRPNNHRDNSRKSAANEKRNSQYGCKGQEDKVSQRDHSGRESHSSIKESQDRTSVHNFNGSDEKNAVCESQKEEQSLSPSVNCKEPPLPVDGAPPEELQSMEEDMDICDTPPHIPLVAESSVGKWIYLDYFGVERGPSKLCDLKSLVEEGVLLSDHLIKHLDSDRWVTVENAASPMLTVSFPSIVSDTVTQLVSPPEAPGNLLAEIGESRPLGIHSGDETMMNYQDDSAAASEPLEDLHIDERVGALLEGVNIIPGQELEIVGEVLQMTFEFDHAEWEGWGNSEGFTWHYSCTGDHHDKKTEELSSYSDTKAKEAAEIRIGAVSDGSSCADSSDWFSGRWSCKGGDWKRNEEATQDRSSRKKLVLNDGYPLCHMPKSGYEDPRWHMKDDLYYPSHSRRLDLPPWAFSSTEERSDCTDISRSNQIKPSVVRGAKGTMLPVVRINACVVQDQGSFVSAPRTKVRGKERYSSRSARSHSTTSDIKKSSAESDSLSKAVTDQGLKGSWKCIAPVNTPKDHVCTVDELQLHLGEWYYLDGAGHERGPSSLSELQVLVDQGAIQKHSSVFRKYDQVWIPVTSAAGTFEANARNQLENFVSSADSSGSLISDSQGAALSDNNTNSRSFHNLHPQFIGYTCGKLHELVMKSYKSREFAAAINEVLDPWISAKQPKKEMDKHIYRKTDGGKRARMMVNGSEEEYEIEDELQSTRKDEPTFEDLCGDSTFLEQDSTCSVTEMGNWGLLDGHVLARVFHFLRSDMKSLAFASLTCKHWRAAVRFYKGITRHVDMSSVGPNCTDSVVWNIMNGYNKEKINSMILMGCTNITPSTLEDVLRLFPSLSSIDIRGCSQFGELTVKFPNLRWFKSRCLHGMTISDESKTRSLKQITEKTSSGLKMGLGSDMDDFGELKNYFESVDKRDSANQLFRRSLYRRSKLFDARKSSSILSREARIRRWAIKKSENGYKRMEEFLASSLRDIMKENTFEFFVPKVAEIEERMKNGYYIGHGVGSVTEDISRMCRDAIKAKNRGGARDMNRIITLFIQLATRLEEGAKITSSYERDELLKSWKDDSPAGFSKYKKKLGKAVTERKYMNKSNGTSFANGGFDYGEYASDREIRKRLSKLNRKSLDSESETSDELDRSSEDGKSESEIDSTASDTESDVDFRPEGRSGESRGDGYFIADDSLDSMADDREWGARMTKVSLVPPVTRKYEVIDQYVIVADEEDVRRKMQVSLPEDYAEKLNAQKTGTEELDMELPEVKDYKPRKQLGDEVLEQEVYGIDPFTHNLLLDSMPEELEWPLVDKQYFIEDVLLRTLNKQVRHFTGTGNTPMMYPLQPVLDDIKRVAEADCDIRTMRMCQGILKAIDARPDDNYVAYRKGLGVVCNKEGGFGEEDFVVEFLGEVYPVWKWFEKQDGIRLLQKNNKDPAPEFYNIYLERPKGDAEGYDLVVVDAMHKANYASRICHSCHPNCEAKVTAVDGQYQIGIYALRAIRFDEEITFDYNSVTESKEEYEASVCLCGSQVCRGSYLNLTGEGAFQKVLKEWHGILDRQHLMLEACELNSVSEEDYLELGRAGLGSCLLGGLPDWLVAYSARLVRFINFERTKLPEEILRHNLEEKRKYFLDICLDAERNDAEIQAEGVYNQRLQNLAVTLDKVRYVMRCVFGDPKKAPPPLERLSPEEAVSFLWKGEGSLVEELLQCMAPHVEEDMLNDLRSKIQDHDPLCSDDILKELQKSMLWLRDEVRNFPCTYKCRQDAAADLIHVYAYTKCFLRVREYKAVTSPPVYISPLDLGPKYADKLTGLQEYCKTYGENYCLGQLIFWYNQTSVEPDCSLVRASRGCLSLPDIGSFYAKVQKPSRHRVYGAKTLKFMLSLMEKQPQRPWPKDRIWSFKACLKVLGSPMLDAVLNNSPLDRDMMYWLKHRPAIFQAMWDR from the exons ATGGGCGATGGAGGAGTTGCGTGCATGCCTTTGCAGCAGCATCAGCATCAACATCAGCATATCATGGAGAGGTTTCCAGTTACAGAAAAAACGCTTTGTCCCAGCAATGGGCTCACTTCAAAGCCTATTAAGCTCGAAGACAACGCACAGCAGCAGGAGCAGCAGCAACCGCAACAGCAACAACAACAGCAACCGCAGCAGCAGCAACCacgaaagaagaagaaaatggtgAAAATTAAGAAAGTAGTAGTCGTTAAGAAGAAGGTGGTAGGAGGAGCAGCAGCAAAGAAGAGTGAATTGGTAGTTAAACCAAAGAGTGAAGCAGGATTGAAGAGCAGTAAAGAGGTTGATAAAGGTGAGAATTCTGGGCAGAGGGAGGAAGTGGAAGAAGGTGAATTGGGGACTTTGAAGTGGCCCAGGGAAGGGGAGAATGGGGAGGTTGGGACTGACAAATTAAAGACGGGGGGAATTGAGAAGGGAGAGATTGCTAGTGAGAAATTGAGGAAAGGGGAAGTGGAGAAGGGAGAGGTTGTTTCTGAGGGAAAAGGGGAGGTGGAGAAAGGGGAAATTGTTTCTGGGAAAAAAGGGGAGGTGATGAATGGAGAGATTATTACAGGTAAATGGCGAAAAGGGGAGGCAGGGAAGGGGGAGATGATTCTGGAGAAAGGGAGGAAAGGGGAAGCTGAGAAGGTAGAATTTGGGTCATGGAGAAGCCCCAAAGATGACATAGAGAAAGGTGAGTTCATTCCTGATAGATGGCATAAAGGGGAAGTGATAAAGGATGACTACAGTTACAGTAAATCTCGTAAGTATGAGttaggaaaggaaaaaagttgGAAATATGAGATGGAACGCACACCACCTACTGGAAAGCACCCAGTTGATGATTTTTATCGCAGGAAGGAATTCAGTAGAAGTGGTACTCAGCACAGCAAAAGTACTTCCAGGTGGGAAACTAGCCATGAAAGGACTTCCAGGATCAGTTCGAAGATTGTGGATGATGATGGCTTGTATAAGAGTGAGTACAGCAATGGTAAGAACCATGGACGGGAGTACTCTTCTTCTGGTAATCGGTTAAAGCGACATGGTACTGATTCAGATAGCAGTGAGCGCAAGCACTACGGAGATTATGGTGACTATGCAAATTCAAAAAGTAGGAGGCTCTCTGATGATTTTAGTCGTAGTTCCCACCCAGAGCACTATTCACGCCACTCTGTTGAGAGGTTTTATAGAAATTCTTCTTCATCAAGGATGTCTTCTTTGGAGAAGTACTCTTCAAGACATCATGAATCCTCTTTGTCATCTAGAGTTGTTTATGACAGGCATGGACGTAGTCCAGGATATTCTGAGCGGTCCCCACGTGATAGGGTCAGGAATTATGATCACAGGGAGCGGAGCCCAATTCGACGGGAGAGATCCCCATATGCACGTGAGAAATCCCCATATGCTCGGGATAGATCCCCGTATGGTCGTGAGAGATCCCCATATGGTCGTGAGAGATCCCCTTATGGTCGTGAGAGATCCCCTTACACTCGTGATAGATCCCCATATGATCGGAGTCGTCACTATGATCATAGAAACAGAAGTCCTATTAATGCAGAGCGGTCCCCACAGGATCGAGCTAGGTTCCATGATCGCAGGGACCGAACTCCCAGCTATTTGGAGCGGTCCCCACATGATCGGAATAGGCCCAATAATCACAGAGACAACAGTAGAAAAAGTGCAGCAAATGAGAAGCGGAATTCACAATATGGTTGTAAGGGACAAGAAGATAAAGTCAGCCAGAGGGATCATAGTGGAAGAGAGTCACATTCCTCAATTAAAGAATCTCAAGATAGGACCAGTGTGCACAATTTTAATGGATCAGATGAGAAAAATGCTGTCTGTGAATCTCAGAAAGAGGAGCAATCTCTGAGTCCCAGTGTAAATTGCAAAGAACCTCCTCTTCCTGTTGATGGGGCTCCTCCTGAAGAGCTGCAATCGATGGAGGAAGATATGGATATATGTGACACACCACCTCACATTCCTTTGGTCGCTGAGTCATCCGTGGGTAAATGGATTTACCTTGATTATTTTGGTGTTGAACGTGGGCCTTCAAAATTATGTGACCTTAAGTCACTTGTGGAAGAAGGGGTTCTTTTGTCAGATCATTTAATCAAGCATTTAGATAGTGATAGGTGGGTGACTGTTGAAAATGCAGCTTCGCCAATGTTGACCGTGAGTTTCCCATCCATTGTATCTGACACTGTAACGCAGCTGGTTAGCCCTCCCGAAGCTCCTGGTAACTTATTGGCAGAAATTGGAGAATCAAGGCCATTAGGCATTCACAGTGGTGATGAGACAATGATGAATTACCAAGATGACAGTGCAGCTGCGTCTGAGCCCTTAGAAGATCTTCACATTGATGAAAGGGTTGGAGCTCTGTTGGAGGGTGTTAACATTATTCCTGGCCAGGAGCTTGAGATAGTTGGGG AAGTTCTGCAAATGACCTTTGAATTCGATCATGCGGAATGGGAAGGGTGGGGAAATTCTGAAG GTTTCACTTGGCATTATAGTTGCACTGGGGATCACCATGATAAAAAAACTGAAGAATTATCTAGCTACTCTGACACGAAGGCAAAGGAGGCTGCAGAAATCAGGATTGGTGCAGTCTCTGATGGTTCCTCCTGTGCTGACTCTAGTGACTGGTTTTCTGGTCGATGGTCATGCAAGGGTGGGGACTGGAAGAGAAATGAGGAAGCTACTCAGGATAGATCTTCTAGGAAAAAGCTTGTTCTTAATGATGGTTATCCTTTATGCCATATGCCAAAGTCTGGGTATGAGGATCCTCGCTGGCATATGAAGGATGATCTGTACTATCCTTCTCATAGCAGAAGGCTTGATCTCCCTCCTTGGGCTTTCTCCAGTACAGAAGAGAGAAGTGATTGCACTGATATTAGTAGATCTAATCAAATTAAGCCTTCAGTTGTGAGAGGAGCGAAGGGAACCATGCTTCCAGTAGTCAGGATAAATGCATGTGTGGTCCAGGACCAGGGCTCATTTGTATCTGCACCCCGCACAAAAGTTCGAGGGAAGGAGAGGTACTCTTCAAGATCTGCACGGTCACACTCTACAACTAGTGATATCAAGAAATCATCAGCAGAAAGTGATTCACTATCAAAGGCTGTTACTGATCAAGGCTTGAAAGGATCATGGAAGTGCATTGCACCTGTTAATACTCCTAAAGATCATGTTTGCACAGTTGATGAGCTGCAGTTGCACTTGGGTGAGTGGTACTACCTTGATGGTGCTGGGCATGAAAGGGGACCTTCATCACTTTCAGAACTTCAGGTCTTGGTGGATCAAGGTGCTATCCAGAAACATAGCAGTGTTTTCCGAAAATACGATCAAGTTTGGATTCCTGTCACCTCTGCTGCTGGGACTTTTGAAGCCAATGCCAGGAATCAGCTCGAGAATTTTGTATCATCTGCTGATTCTTCAGGATCTCTAATTTCAGACTCGCAAGGTGCTGCCCTTAGTGACAATAATACAAATTCCCGTTCATTTCACAACCTACACCCCCAATTCATTGGTTATACCTGTGGGAAGCTTCATGAATTGGTAATGAAATCATATAAGAGCCGGGAATTTGCTGCAGCCATAAATGAGGTTTTAGACCCATGGATCAGTGCAAAACAGCCAAAGAAAGAGATGGACAAGCACATTTACAGAAAAACAG ATGGTGGCAAACGAGCACGGATGATGGTTAATGGAAGTGAAGAAGAGTATGAAATTGAAGATGAGTTGCAATCAACTCGAAAGGATGAGCCTACATTTGAAGATTTATGTGGTGATTCGACCTTCCTTGAACAAGACAGTACATGTTCTGTTACTGAGATGGGGAACTGGGGTTTGTTAGATGGTCATGTGCTGGCACGAGTCTTCCATTTCTTGAGATCTGACATGAAATCCCTTGCTTTTGCTTCATTGACTTGTAAACACTGGAGAGCTGCTGTCAGGTTTTACAAGGGGATAACAAGGCATGTTGACATGTCATCTGTTGGTCCTAACTGCACTGACTCTGTAGTGTGGAATATCATG AATGGTtataacaaagaaaagataaattcGATGATTCTAATGGGTTGCACAAACATAACTCCCAGCACGCTTGAAGATGTTCTTCGTCTGTTTCCTAGTTTATCTTCTATAGATATTAGAGGTTGCAGTCAGTTTGGGGAGTTGACGGTCAAATTTCCAAATTTGAGGTGGTTCAAGAGCCGATGTTTGCATGGTATGACAATTTCGGATGAGTCCAAAACAAGGAGTCTGAAGCAGATTACTGAGAAAACTTCGTCTGGCCTTAAAATGGGCCTGGGAAGTGATATGGATGATTTTGGTGAATTGAAGAATTATTTTGAAAGTGTAGATAAAAGGGACTCCGCAAACCAATTATTTCGTCGAAGTTTATATAGGCGTTCAAAGTTATTTGATGCCAGAAAGTCCTCATCCATTTTATCAAGGGAAGCTCGTATTAGACGATGGGCAATCAAGAAATCTGAAAATGGATATAAGCGGATGGAGGAGTTCCTTGCTTCAAGTCTAAGGGACATCATGAAGGAGAATACCTTCGAATTTTTTGTGCCCAAG GTTGCAGAAATTGaggaaagaatgaaaaatggttaTTACATTGGCCATGGAGTGGGTTCTGTTACAGAGGACATCAGCCGGATGTGCAGGGATGCAATAAA agCAAAGAATCGTGGTGGTGCTCGCGACATGAATCGCATAATTACTCTATTTATCCAGCTTGCCACACGGTTAGAAGAGGGTGCCAAGATTACTTCTTCTTATGAAAGGGATGAGTTGCTGAAGTCTTGGAAAGATGACTCACCTGCTGGGTTCTCAAAGTACAAGAAGAAACTCGGTAAGGCAGTCACTGAAAGGAAGTACATGAACAAGAGCAATGGCACTTCTTTTGCAAATGGTGGTTTTGATTATGGGGAATATGCATCTGATAGAGAAATTAGAAAGCGCTTATCAAAACTTAATCGCAAATCTTTAGACTCAGAAAGTGAAACATCTGATGAACTTGACCGCTCTTCTGAGGATGGAAAAAGCGAGAGCGAGATTGATAGTACAGCTTCAGACACAGAGAGTGATGTGGATTTCAGGCCTGAAGGTCGGTCTGGGGAGTCAAGGGGAGATGGATACTTTATAGCAGATGATAGTCTTGATTCTATGGCTGATGATCGTGAATGGGGTGCTCGCATGACAAAAGTCAGTTTGGTTCCTCCTGTCACTAGGAAATATGAAGTAATTGACCAGTATGTTATAGTAGCAGATGAGGAGGATGTGCGACGTAAGATGCAGGTATCCTTGCCAGAGGACTATGCTGAGAAGCTCAATGCTCAGAAAACTGGCACTGAGGAGTTGGATATGGAACTTCCTGAAGTTAAAGATTATAAACCCAGAAAACAACTTGGAGATGAAGTTTTAGAGCAAGAAGTTTATGGAATTGATCCTTTTACTCATAACCTTTTACTTGATTCGATGCCAGAGGAGTTGGAATGGCCTCTAGTGGATAAGCAATATTTTATCGAAGATGTTCTCCTTCGAACTCTGAATAAGCAAGTTAGACACTTCACAGGCACTGGGAACACTCCAATGATGTACCCATTGCAGCCTGTTTTAGATGATATTAAAAGAGTTGCTGAGGCAGATTGTGATATACGGACTATGAGAATGTGTCAAGGTATCCTGAAAGCCATAGATGCTCGTCCTGATGACAACTATGTTGCTTACAGGAAG GGTCTCGGTGTTGTTTGCAACAAGGAAGGTGGTTTTGGAGAAGAAGATTTTGTTGTAGAGTTTTTGGGAGAG GTTTATCCTGTTTGGAAATGGTTTGAGAAGCAAGATGGGATTCGATTGTTGCAGAAAAACAATAAGGATCCAGCTCCTGAGTTTTACAACATCTACCTTGAGAGGCCAAAG GGTGATGCTGAAGGGTATGATTTGGTTGTTGTTGATGCCATGCACAAGGCAAATTATGCGAGTCGAATTTGTCATTCATGTCATCCTAATTGTGAAGCCAA AGTTACTGCTGTAGATGGTCAGTACCAAATTGGAATCTATGCTCTACGTGCAATACGATTTGACGAGGAGATTACATTTGATTATAATTCTGTTACAGAG AGCAAAGAAGAATATGAAGCGTCTGTCTGTCTCTGTGGTAGTCAAGTTTGCCGTGGCAGCTACTTGAATCTGACTGGTGAAGGTGCATTTCAAAAG GTATTGAAGGAGTGGCATGGAATACTTGATCGACAACATCTCATGTTAGAAGCTTGTGAACTAAATTCTGTATCTGAAGAAGATTACCTTGAGTTAGGAAGGGCTGGTCTAGGAAGTTGTTTGCTTGGTGGATTGCCTGATTGGTTGGTTGCATACTCAGCTCGCTTG GTGAGGTTcataaattttgagagaacaaAGCTCCCTGAGGAAATTTTAAGGCACAATTTGGAAGAGAAACGGAAATACTTTTTAGATATATGTCTTGATGCAGAGAGGAACGATGCTGAGATTCAG GCTGAGGGTGTCTATAACCAGAGGCTTCAGAATTTGGCTGTGACTCTTGACAAG GTGAGGTATGTTATGAGATGTGTGTTTGGTGACCCCAAAAAGGCTCCACCTCCACTAGAGAGGCTCAGTCCTGAAGAAGCTGTTTCCTTTCTTTGGAAAGGAGAGGGATCACTTGTTGAGGAGCTTCTTCAGTGCATGGCTCCTCATGTGGAAGAAGACATGCTCAATGATTTGAGGTCCAAAATTCAGGACCATGACCCATTATGTTCTGACGATATCCTGAAAGAACTTCAGAAATCCATGTTATG GTTGAGGGATGAGGTTCGGAATTTTCCATGTACATACAAGTGTCGGCAAGATGCTGCAGCTGACCTGATCCATGTTTATGCTTACACAAAGTGCTTCTTAAGAGTCCGG GAATACAAAGCGGTAACTTCTCCCCCAGTCTACATCAGTCCTCTTGACCTGGGCCCCAAGTATGCTGATAAGTTGACAGGTCTTCAGGAGTATTGCAAGACatatggtgaaaattattgtttaggGCAGCTGATTTTTTGGTATAACCAGACCAGTGTTGAGCCAGATTGCAGCCTGGTTAGAGCAAGTAGGGGTTGCTTGTCATTACCTGACATCGGTTCCTTCTATGCCAAGGTTCAGAAGCCATCAAGGCATCGTGTTTATGGCGCAAAGACTCTGAAATTTATGCTGTCATTGATG GAGAAGCAACCTCAGAGACCTTGGCCAAAGGACCGAATATGGTCATTCAAAGCTTGTCTGAAAGTTTTGGGCAGTCCGATGCTAGATGCTGTTTTAAATAATTCTCCACTGGACAGAGATATGATGTATTGGTTGAAGCACAGACCAGCAATATTCCAGGCCATGTGGGATCGATGA
- the LOC18608546 gene encoding probable terpene synthase 9: MKKLIAAPPSTLPCSAVIDCHRNLFSLWLTTGRKLGRSGLLHSFTISSKPCCVEAKQRRSANYHPSIWDPKVIESLTTPYSYEFHGTKLKELKKEVTSLLAFAPDPWATWKLIDLMQRLGVAYHFGKEIDEALNNVLKETVIGDLYTTSLLFRILREHAFPISTDVFNKFRGRDGKFVDSLRGDMAGLLSLYEASHLGMHGEDVMEEAQKFSAEHLKSSLGKIGSNLAFQVQQSLQVPLHWKMLRIEARTFIDVYQKDDSKNSILIELAKLDFNLVQAVHQQELKELATWWRDLGFKEKMSFSRDRLMENYIWAMGIIFEPQFSKCRIYLTRFVCILTAIDDMYDVYGMLDELELFTRAVNQWDIGAMKDLPEYMKPCYLALFNFVNELGHDILIDHGLDITHYIRQEWKKLCASYLTEARWFYNGHTPVLEEYLENAWISVGGPAAIVHAYILQAGSMTEKSLDYCFKHGVELIYWSSLITRLADDLGTSKAESARGDVAKSTECYMIETGASKEEARDHIKELMAHSWKKLNEESYKNLLPRSMINMCLNMARTAQCIFQHGDGIGTSTGVTKDLLMSLIAEPITAE, encoded by the exons ATGAAAAAACTGATAGCTGCCCCTCCCTCCACTCTTCCTTGTTCTGCTGTAATTGACTGCCACAGAAACTTGTTTTCACTATGGCTTACAACAGGAAGAAAGCTAGGCCGATCAGGATTACTTCACTCTTTCACAATCAGTTCAAAGCCCTGTTGCGTAGAAGCAAAGCAACGGCGATCAGCTAATTACCACCCTAGCATTTGGGACCCAAAAGTCATTGAATCCTTGACCACTCCATATTCG TATGAGTTTCATGGTACTAAATTAAAGGAGTTGAAGAAAGAGGTTACAAGTTTGCTGGCATTTGCCCCAGACCCTTGGGCTACATGGAAGCTAATCGACCTAATGCAGCGTTTAGGTGTGGCCTACCATTTTGGCAAAGAGATTGATGAGGCTCTAAACAATGTCCTTAAAGAAACTGTAATCGGAGATCTTTATACAACTTCACTGCTGTTCCGGATTCTACGTGAACATGCTTTTCCAATAAGCACAG ACGTGTTCAACAAATTCAGAGGTAGAGATGGGAAATTCGTGGACAGTTTACGAGGAGACATGGCAGGGCTTTTGAGTTTGTATGAAGCTTCACACCTTGGAATGCATGGAGAAGATGTTATGGAAGAGGCCCAGAAATTCAGTGCAGAGCATCTCAAGTCCTCATTGGGGAAGATAGGTAGTAATTTAGCTTTCCAAGTGCAACAGTCCCTACAAGTTCCTTTACATTGGAAGATGCTCCGGATTGAGGCAAGGACTTTCATAGATGTCTACCAAAAGGATGACTCGAAGAACTCAATTTTGATTGAGCTAGCCAAGCTAGATTTCAATCTTGTGCAAGCAGTTCACCAGCAAGAACTCAAAGAGTTGGCGAC GTGGTGGAGAGACTTAGGGTTTAAAGAGAAGATgagtttttcacgggatcgATTGATGGAAAATTATATCTGGGCAATGGGAATCATCTTCGAGCCTCAATTCTCCAAATGCAGGATTTACCTCACCAGATTCGTATGCATTTTAACCGCGATTGATGACATGTATGATGTATATGGAATGCTGGATGAACTTGAACTCTTTACCAGAGCAGTAAATCA ATGGGATATTGGGGCCATGAAGGACCTTCCTGAATATATGAAGCCATGCTACTTAGCCTTGTTCAACTTTGTTAACGAATTGGGACATGATATCCTAATAGATCATGGATTGGATATCACCCACTACATTAGGCAAGAG TGGAAAAAACTTTGTGCATCATATTTAACTGAAGCGAGATGGTTTTACAACGGGCACACACCAGTCCTGGAGGAGTATTTAGAAAACGCATGGATCTCAGTGGGTGGCCCTGCAGCCATAGTTCATGCTTATATTTTACAAGCAGGCTCAATGACAGAAAAATCTCTTGATTATTGCTTCAAGCATGGGGTTGAGCTAATATATTGGTCGTCCCTAATCACCCGACTTGCCGATGATTTGGGTACTTCCAAG GCCGAGAGTGCTAGAGGAGACGTGGCAAAATCAACAGAGTGCTACATGATTGAAACAGGAGCGTCCAAAGAAGAAGCAAGAGATCACATTAAGGAATTGATGGCTCATTCATGGAAAAAGTTAAATGAGGAAAgctacaaaaatttactaCCAAGATCCATGATAAACATGTGCTTAAACATGGCACGCACTGCTCAGTGCATCTTCCAGCACGGAGATGGAATTGGAACATCAACCGGAGTGACAAAGGATCTTTTGATGTCACTCATTGCCGAACCTATCACAGCTGAATAG